Genomic window (Nitrosophilus kaiyonis):
GAGGATCTAATGCTTGAAACTCTTCAGGTTTCATAAGTTGGCCATCACTTTTTAAAGGTACAAACATTATTCCAACAGGAGTTTTTACAACAGCTATACCCATACTTCTTGCTTCATTTTCAAGATTTTTATATAGAAATTCACTTCTGTTTTTATATTCTTCTTCTATCATCTTTTTTCTTGCATTATACTCTTCACTTTCAAATGCAGCAGGAATAGCACTTTTTAAAGTCTCAATAAGATTTTTCATATCTTTTTTAAACTCTATTCCTCGCCCTGGAGGAAGTAAAATAGATATAGGCTTATTTATTTGGGAAAAGTTATTGACGTAACATATATCATTTGGAGGATTTTTTGTTTTTGCTTTTTCATTTAGGAGCGTTTTAACAATTTCATGTTTTCCTAGGCCTCCTGGCCCCATTACAAAAATGTTATATTTATTATTATCTATTTCAGTAGCAAAATCGATTGATTTTATAGCTCTATCTTGTCCAAAAATTTCAAATTTTTTCTCTATTTCTTCAGTTGTTTTAAAATCAAAAATTTCAGGTTTGCATCTATTATCAATATCTTTTAATTCTAAAGGATTGATAGGCATATTTTCTCCTTTTTATACTTTATATAGATTTTATTACATTTAAACTAAAATTATTTGTAATTTAATCATTTTGGAGAAATTTATGAATATAAAAACCCCTTTTTTAACAGTTGATGGAATTATTAAGATTTTTGAGGAAGATAAATTTAAAGGAATTGTTCTTATAAAAAGGAAAAATCCTCCTATAGGCTTGGCTCTTCCAGGAGGCTTTGTAGAAGTTGGCGAAAGAGTAGAAGAGGCATTGATAAGAGAGATGAAAGAAGAAACCTCTTTAGATGTTACAATAGAAAGACTGTTAGGAGTATATAGTGATCCAAAAAGAGATCCGAGGTTTCATACAGCTTCATGTGTATTTATTTGCAATGCAAAAGGCATACCAAAAGGTGGAGATGATGCAAAAGAGGCCTATATTTATAAATTAGAAGAGATTGAATATGATTTAATGGTTTTTGATCATGCAAAAATATTAAAAGATTTTCTGGAAAAATTATGAGAATATTATTAAAAGAAGCATCTGTAAAATATGAAGAGAAAAAATCAAAATTTATCTCTTATATTATTAATTTTGAAAAATTTGAGAAATTTTTAAACGAACTTCAAAAAGAGCATCCAAAAGCAAACCATATTGTTTGGGCTTATAGATATTTAGATAAAAATCAAATTATTGAAAATCAAAGTGATGATGGTGAGCCAAAGGGTAGTGCAGGAAAACCAACATTGCATATACTAAAAAAGCAAAATATTATAAATAGTGCAATCATAACAGTACGATATTTTGGTGGGATAAAACTTGGAGTAAATGGATTGGTTAAAGCTTATACAAAATCGGCAACTCTTGCTTTATCAAAAGCAGAGTTTGGTATATATAAAGAGTATAAAAATATATCATTTTCTATAAATTACAAAGATTTTTCAAAATTTGAGTATTTTTTAAAAAAATTTGATGCAAAATTTGTAAAAAAAGAGTTTTTATCCGATAATATTGAAGTTATAGTTCAAATAGAGAATAAAAAAGAACATCTGTTTGAAAAAAATATCAAAAATTTTATTCAAAAGTAGATGAATGAAAGTTAAAAATTTAGTAGTTAAAAGAAATGATAATATATCTATATTAGATTTTTATGAAATAGAAGAGTTTAAAAATTATAAATCAGTACTTGTGCAAGTATTTTCTGCAGTTGAAGATAAAGATTTTTTACAGCTTTATTTAAATAAATTAAAATCATTTATACCAAAAGCGAAAATTATAGGGACTTCTTGTAGTGAATTTATTAATAATAAGATTGAAGATAATGGTATTTTGTTTTCTATAATAGGTTTTGAAAAAAGTGAAGTAAATATTTTTTTAGAAAATGATAAAAATCTAAACTCTTATGAAATAGGTAAGAGTATTGCAAAAAAATTATCTTCAAAAACAGAAATTCTCATAACATTTTCAGAATCTAAGTCAATAAATGGTGACCTATATTTAGATGGGATAAAAGCTGTAAGAGATAATATTCATATCGCAGGCGGTATTGCATCAACAAAAAGTTTTAAAAATACCTTTGTTATTTATGATACGCAAATTTTATATAATGGAGTAGTCGCTGCAGAATTTTTTGGTGAAAATCTTAAATTTTATAATGATTATCTTCTTGGCTGGGAGCATTTTGGAAAAGAGTTTACTGTTACTTCAGCAGATGGCAAAAATCTTATTGCAATTGATGGAAAATCGCCAAAAAAAATTTTTGAGCACTATTTGGGAAAAGAGGTTGCAGATCATATTCCAGGTGTTGGCTCTGCATTTAGTTTTATTATTAAAAGAGGTGAAGATTTTATACCAAGAGGAATTATTGATGTAAAAGATGAAAAGTTTGTTTTAGCTGGTGAGATAAAAGTTGGGGATAAAATATATCTAGCATATGCCAATCCATATTCAATCATTAATCAAAAGAATTTTTCTAAAAATTTTTGTGAAAAAATAGGTAAACCAGAAGTAATATTTAATTATTACTGTTTAGGAAGAAAACTTTATCTACCACAAGAGGTTATAAATCATGAGATGCAAGCTATTAACAGATATGCTCCAGTTTCTGGTTTTTTAACTCTTGGTGAATTTTTTGCTACAGACTCTCAATGTATAAATCTAAATTTTAGCACCAGCATAATTGCATTAAGCGAAGGAGAGAAAAATGATTGCAAAGAGAAAAATTTTCATATAGAGATTCCAGATTTTAATATATTTAATTTAATAACCCAGGGGCTATTTAGAATGATAGAGACAAGAAGCAAAGAATTAGAAGAACTTGCATATTATGATCAATTAACCAATCTTCCAAATAGAAGATATCTAAATGAAAAGAT
Coding sequences:
- a CDS encoding NUDIX hydrolase, producing the protein MNIKTPFLTVDGIIKIFEEDKFKGIVLIKRKNPPIGLALPGGFVEVGERVEEALIREMKEETSLDVTIERLLGVYSDPKRDPRFHTASCVFICNAKGIPKGGDDAKEAYIYKLEEIEYDLMVFDHAKILKDFLEKL
- a CDS encoding YigZ family protein, whose amino-acid sequence is MRILLKEASVKYEEKKSKFISYIINFEKFEKFLNELQKEHPKANHIVWAYRYLDKNQIIENQSDDGEPKGSAGKPTLHILKKQNIINSAIITVRYFGGIKLGVNGLVKAYTKSATLALSKAEFGIYKEYKNISFSINYKDFSKFEYFLKKFDAKFVKKEFLSDNIEVIVQIENKKEHLFEKNIKNFIQK
- a CDS encoding bifunctional diguanylate cyclase/phosphodiesterase, with product MKVKNLVVKRNDNISILDFYEIEEFKNYKSVLVQVFSAVEDKDFLQLYLNKLKSFIPKAKIIGTSCSEFINNKIEDNGILFSIIGFEKSEVNIFLENDKNLNSYEIGKSIAKKLSSKTEILITFSESKSINGDLYLDGIKAVRDNIHIAGGIASTKSFKNTFVIYDTQILYNGVVAAEFFGENLKFYNDYLLGWEHFGKEFTVTSADGKNLIAIDGKSPKKIFEHYLGKEVADHIPGVGSAFSFIIKRGEDFIPRGIIDVKDEKFVLAGEIKVGDKIYLAYANPYSIINQKNFSKNFCEKIGKPEVIFNYYCLGRKLYLPQEVINHEMQAINRYAPVSGFLTLGEFFATDSQCINLNFSTSIIALSEGEKNDCKEKNFHIEIPDFNIFNLITQGLFRMIETRSKELEELAYYDQLTNLPNRRYLNEKIIKDIKFCKEKGKKLAVLYIDLDKFKNINDTLGHFYGDEILKKVGKELKEIAFKNEAFIARFGGDEFIMLIKIDNHHFEKVIKTINSIIDFCKKPINIKNKTFTLGTSVGVSLYPNDGIDVQDLIKNADIAMYQAKLKGGNRFKFYNEYMTKNRVDIIKLENDLREAIKNNQFVVYYQPIYNILNKKIIGAEALIRWKHPKKGIIYPEQFIEFAEQEGYIDNITEKVLEKVFNDLNILKMKKKNLPKININFSVKNILNDRFVKKIEEFSKKYQISPKYISIEVTETSLVKNIDKCVKTLKKLKDLGIDISIDDFGTGYSSLNYLKTLPITSLKIDKSFISEIPYEKNDIVIVETILALADALNLNVVAEGIETKEQEEFLIKSKSYSGQGYLYKRPMRFNEFEKIL